The following are encoded in a window of Roseimaritima ulvae genomic DNA:
- a CDS encoding prolyl oligopeptidase family serine peptidase yields the protein MRRSRVGSNGVRVQSQSAGIVSRNLYRFAGAFLAIACAAALASTATAQGTAAQYDWVRRAPQELRGRVLNESLQLHWIDPQDRRAWFRRQTSLDHHRFVMVDTQSGEVEDAFDHQRLADLLSERTSDTLAPNALPIRQLEFTEDGSSLSFSHAGTTWHFDLTTGTLESAAESFADSGLPPLQRLRASRSGGRSSNITFVNQRDHPVVLNWLDTNGQTQRYAAVPPGQRYEQHTFEHHVWLITDSKQTPLTAVEAIAQPAVFHITPNATAPQDREPRRGRAPNRSRSRRNGNLSPDRRSRIRFEGEQVMLERAANEVSDENQDEAAALASEDTTDAPAARFEVGSTDVLAVPDGEGQFGGRIYWSPDSKYCVLLRTQRADRRQVTMVDSAPDDQLQPRVEQFGYTKPGDPLDQTQLYLCDLTDASLKRIDATLFENPFSLNRFEWKPDASAFRFIYNQRGHQRLSVIEVDRQSAEARVVVENSSPTFVDYAGKQYAHLLDDCDELIWMSERDGWNHLYLIDQATGKTIRQLTQGEWVVRGVERVDPQQRAVWVTAGGYYADQDPYQRHLLRVSLDDAQVTPLTAGDGDHRWEYSPTGNWIIDRYSRVDLPPITELRRSDDGSLVCTLGTADWTPLLETGWRAPEPFVAKGRDGQTDIYGIIVRPHDFDPQQKYPVLEAIYAGPHSAFVPKSFGLHRGLADLADLGFVVVKIDGMGTSHRSKVFHDVCWKNLADSGFPDRIAWMQKAAETYPEMDLTRVGIWGGSAGGQSALGALLNHGDFYHAAVADCGCHDNRMDKIWWNELWMGWPVGPHYEDQSNVTRAHQLQGDLMLTVGELDHNVDPASTMQVVDALIKADKDFELIVFPGRDHGAGESAYGKRRRADFFVRKLWHREPRQ from the coding sequence ATGCGACGATCACGTGTTGGCTCAAATGGCGTTCGAGTCCAATCGCAAAGCGCTGGAATTGTTTCGCGAAACCTGTATCGATTTGCCGGGGCGTTCCTAGCCATCGCCTGCGCGGCCGCCCTGGCGTCCACCGCGACAGCTCAGGGGACGGCCGCCCAGTACGATTGGGTTCGCCGCGCCCCTCAGGAGTTGCGGGGCCGGGTGCTGAACGAAAGCTTGCAGCTGCACTGGATCGACCCGCAGGATCGACGCGCGTGGTTTCGCCGGCAGACTTCGCTGGACCACCACCGGTTTGTGATGGTCGACACCCAATCGGGCGAAGTCGAAGACGCTTTTGACCACCAACGCTTGGCTGACTTGCTGTCCGAACGCACCTCCGACACGCTCGCGCCGAACGCTTTGCCGATTCGCCAGTTGGAATTTACCGAGGATGGCAGCTCGCTGAGTTTTTCACACGCGGGAACCACTTGGCACTTTGACCTTACCACGGGCACGTTGGAGTCGGCTGCGGAAAGCTTCGCGGATTCCGGCCTGCCGCCCCTGCAGCGACTTCGCGCCTCGCGTTCCGGTGGTCGCTCTTCGAACATCACCTTCGTCAACCAGCGAGATCATCCGGTGGTGTTGAATTGGCTTGATACAAACGGCCAAACGCAACGTTACGCTGCGGTGCCACCCGGCCAGCGATACGAGCAACACACCTTCGAACACCATGTTTGGCTGATCACCGATTCCAAGCAAACACCGCTCACGGCCGTCGAGGCGATTGCCCAGCCGGCGGTGTTTCATATCACCCCCAACGCGACCGCCCCGCAGGACCGCGAGCCACGACGGGGACGTGCGCCCAACCGTTCGCGGTCGCGGCGAAACGGAAACCTGTCGCCCGACCGCCGCAGCCGCATCCGTTTCGAGGGCGAACAGGTCATGTTGGAACGAGCGGCTAATGAGGTCAGTGACGAAAACCAAGACGAGGCCGCCGCGCTCGCCAGCGAAGACACTACAGACGCTCCAGCGGCTCGATTCGAGGTCGGATCGACCGACGTGCTGGCGGTCCCCGATGGCGAGGGACAATTTGGCGGCCGTATCTATTGGTCGCCGGATTCGAAGTATTGTGTGCTGCTGCGAACCCAACGCGCCGATCGCCGTCAAGTCACCATGGTGGATTCCGCACCCGATGATCAGTTGCAACCGCGCGTCGAGCAGTTTGGATATACCAAACCCGGCGATCCCCTGGATCAAACACAGCTCTACCTCTGTGATCTGACGGACGCTTCGTTGAAACGCATCGACGCGACGTTGTTCGAGAACCCTTTTTCGCTGAATCGGTTTGAGTGGAAGCCGGACGCTTCGGCCTTCCGCTTTATCTATAACCAACGCGGACATCAGCGACTGTCCGTGATCGAAGTAGATCGGCAGTCGGCCGAGGCCCGCGTGGTTGTCGAAAATTCCAGTCCCACGTTTGTGGACTATGCCGGCAAGCAATACGCGCATCTCCTGGACGACTGCGACGAATTGATTTGGATGAGCGAACGCGACGGCTGGAATCATCTGTACCTGATCGATCAAGCAACTGGAAAAACGATCCGGCAACTGACGCAGGGCGAATGGGTGGTGCGTGGAGTCGAACGGGTGGATCCCCAGCAGCGAGCGGTGTGGGTGACGGCCGGCGGCTATTACGCCGATCAAGATCCCTACCAGCGGCATCTGTTGCGAGTCTCGCTGGACGATGCCCAGGTGACGCCGCTGACCGCCGGCGATGGCGATCACCGCTGGGAATATTCGCCGACCGGTAATTGGATCATCGATCGTTACAGTCGCGTGGATTTGCCGCCGATCACCGAGTTGCGTCGCAGCGACGATGGCAGTCTGGTGTGTACGCTTGGCACCGCCGACTGGACGCCGCTGCTGGAAACCGGCTGGCGGGCGCCTGAGCCCTTTGTGGCCAAGGGACGCGATGGGCAGACCGACATCTATGGCATAATCGTGCGACCGCATGACTTTGATCCTCAGCAAAAATACCCTGTGTTGGAAGCCATCTACGCGGGGCCTCACAGCGCCTTTGTGCCCAAGTCGTTTGGGCTTCATCGTGGCCTCGCCGATCTGGCCGACTTGGGCTTTGTGGTCGTCAAGATCGATGGCATGGGAACCTCTCATCGTTCCAAAGTCTTCCATGATGTGTGCTGGAAAAACCTGGCCGACAGCGGTTTCCCCGACCGCATCGCGTGGATGCAAAAAGCCGCCGAGACGTATCCCGAAATGGATCTTACGCGGGTCGGCATCTGGGGCGGATCGGCCGGCGGTCAAAGCGCTTTGGGAGCGCTGTTAAATCACGGCGACTTCTACCACGCAGCGGTGGCCGACTGTGGTTGCCACGATAACCGCATGGACAAAATTTGGTGGAACGAATTGTGGATGGGCTGGCCCGTGGGACCGCACTACGAGGATCAGTCCAACGTCACCCGCGCTCACCAATTGCAGGGCGACCTGATGTTGACCGTTGGCGAACTGGATCACAACGTCGACCCGGCCAGCACGATGCAAGTGGTCGACGCGTTGATCAAAGCGGACAAAGATTTTGAATTGATCGTATTCCCGGGACGCGATCACGGCGCCGGCGAAAGCGCATACGGCAAACGCCGCCGTGCCGACTTCTTTGTCCGCAAACTG